The Cervus elaphus chromosome 12, mCerEla1.1, whole genome shotgun sequence genome includes a region encoding these proteins:
- the C12H15orf65 gene encoding uncharacterized protein C15orf65 homolog isoform X2: MTECDWDKKSTSASNPDTEMKPELPPCVNPGNPVFSCMLDPKTLHTTTSLSKPKMIMYKTNSSNYGEFLPMPQFFPCYYTPREQVFSSHIRATGFYQNNTLNTAPDRTRTLDFPNFQHTL; encoded by the exons ATGACCGAGTGCGACTGG GATAAGAAAAGTACTTCAGCTTCAAATCCAGACACAGAAATGAAACCTGAACTGCCTCCTTGTGTGAATCCTGGCAATCCGGTGTTTTCATGTATGTTGGATCCAAAGACACTCCATACGACTACCTCACTATCAAAACCTAAGATGATTATGTATAAAACGAATTCAAGTAATTACGGTGAATTTTTACCTATGCCACAGTTTTTCCCCTGCTATTATACTCCAAGGGAGCAAGTATTTTCTAGTCATATCAGAGCGACTGGATTTTATCAAAATAACACTCTGAACACTGCACCTGACAGAACAAGAACCCTTGATTTCCCTAATTTTCAACACACTCTATGA
- the C12H15orf65 gene encoding uncharacterized protein C15orf65 homolog isoform X1, whose protein sequence is MHCIKPELPLKDKKSTSASNPDTEMKPELPPCVNPGNPVFSCMLDPKTLHTTTSLSKPKMIMYKTNSSNYGEFLPMPQFFPCYYTPREQVFSSHIRATGFYQNNTLNTAPDRTRTLDFPNFQHTL, encoded by the exons ATGCATTGCATTAAGCCGGAATTGCCTCTGAAG GATAAGAAAAGTACTTCAGCTTCAAATCCAGACACAGAAATGAAACCTGAACTGCCTCCTTGTGTGAATCCTGGCAATCCGGTGTTTTCATGTATGTTGGATCCAAAGACACTCCATACGACTACCTCACTATCAAAACCTAAGATGATTATGTATAAAACGAATTCAAGTAATTACGGTGAATTTTTACCTATGCCACAGTTTTTCCCCTGCTATTATACTCCAAGGGAGCAAGTATTTTCTAGTCATATCAGAGCGACTGGATTTTATCAAAATAACACTCTGAACACTGCACCTGACAGAACAAGAACCCTTGATTTCCCTAATTTTCAACACACTCTATGA